One Bdellovibrio bacteriovorus str. Tiberius DNA segment encodes these proteins:
- a CDS encoding outer membrane beta-barrel protein: MNFKNQLCALSLLLCFSSTGLAASVSAVKGQKVLINLDGDATEVGEEFYLINPSTQKRSAIIRIKQVKGSKALGEIVRGKAADGFTLQAKAPSAMSADAPAETGEESTPKQSNATGYLRVLKDSWGVLGGYMMNTMDADITYRDSFGISQKASASMSGTGFGFGGFYDYALNNSLVGRGYAAMEQFNVTGSSSEAACNSSTTCDAKINYLSLYGLLKWYPIQNKYRVWLGGGMGYLLALSKSSTALNESEISTNQVFTFGGGLDWQMDRKNYIPVSIEYNMFPASDTVKASMIVIKAGWAWNL; encoded by the coding sequence GTGAATTTCAAAAACCAGCTGTGCGCTTTGAGTCTTCTGCTTTGTTTTTCCTCCACAGGCCTTGCCGCATCGGTTTCTGCAGTCAAAGGGCAAAAAGTTCTGATCAATCTGGATGGCGATGCCACCGAGGTGGGTGAAGAATTCTATCTGATCAACCCGTCCACACAAAAACGTTCGGCCATCATTCGCATCAAACAAGTCAAAGGCAGCAAAGCTCTGGGTGAAATCGTGCGTGGTAAAGCCGCTGATGGCTTTACTTTGCAGGCCAAAGCGCCCTCCGCCATGTCCGCTGACGCCCCGGCTGAGACAGGCGAAGAGTCCACCCCCAAGCAAAGCAATGCTACCGGCTATTTGCGCGTCCTGAAGGACTCCTGGGGCGTTTTGGGCGGCTATATGATGAACACCATGGATGCCGACATCACTTATCGCGACAGCTTCGGCATCAGCCAGAAAGCTTCTGCCAGCATGTCCGGCACCGGCTTTGGCTTCGGCGGGTTCTATGACTATGCCCTGAACAACAGCCTGGTGGGCCGCGGCTACGCAGCGATGGAACAATTCAACGTCACGGGCAGCTCAAGCGAAGCAGCTTGTAACAGCAGCACCACGTGTGATGCGAAAATCAACTATCTGTCCCTGTATGGTCTTTTGAAATGGTATCCGATTCAGAACAAATACCGTGTGTGGCTGGGTGGCGGCATGGGCTATCTGCTGGCGCTTTCCAAGTCCTCCACGGCGCTGAACGAATCAGAAATCTCCACCAATCAGGTCTTCACTTTCGGTGGAGGTTTGGACTGGCAGATGGATCGCAAAAACTACATCCCCGTCAGCATCGAATACAATATGTTCCCGGCTTCAGACACTGTGAAAGCCAGCATGATTGTGATCAAAGCCGGCTGGGCTTGGAATCTGTAG
- a CDS encoding PepSY-associated TM helix domain-containing protein — MNGRFFKFLYKIHIYVGIFVAVHLFVLILTGTILILKDEIEGNAGDGEEHHAEVVPAMDAHLEKILLKYPGDRPQSFNVEEADHDVAQLRMGNNGSKLFRESHRVYFNVHTGEEVAAPKKSDGVMDFILRLHREFLLGSNGKLYVGLIGVLYAFTLISGFFIYGNFARKTNFGEVRRGSTRATMGDLHRFIGMTAFAWSLMIGVTGSFLGFSSTLIKVFQYSELQKLNVQYPTAPQAPLASLDKVIASAQKALPESTFDFMVFPDTQFSPPGHFMVLMHGNTPMTERLVELVIIDGVTGELTEVRELPWYLKVAMLSEPLHFGNYGGLFLKILWVILSVASLVMPVSGIYIWWNRRRKKAPAASAKATSVQPWKGALFKRIYTVPVILSVFSTAAVIGSFLVQGALNTIFVAALVVPVSIVVYFLISWLKKGAQ; from the coding sequence GTGAACGGACGGTTTTTTAAATTTCTCTATAAAATCCACATATATGTGGGCATTTTTGTCGCCGTCCACCTGTTCGTTTTGATCCTGACCGGGACCATCCTGATCCTGAAGGACGAAATCGAAGGCAACGCTGGCGACGGCGAAGAACACCACGCAGAAGTCGTTCCGGCGATGGATGCGCACCTGGAAAAAATCCTGCTGAAATACCCAGGCGACCGCCCACAGTCCTTCAACGTTGAAGAGGCCGATCACGACGTCGCACAACTGCGCATGGGTAACAACGGTTCAAAACTTTTCCGCGAATCCCACCGCGTGTATTTCAACGTGCACACAGGCGAAGAGGTTGCTGCACCGAAAAAATCTGATGGCGTGATGGACTTCATCCTGCGTCTGCATCGTGAGTTTCTGCTGGGTTCCAACGGCAAGCTGTATGTCGGTTTGATCGGTGTGCTGTATGCCTTCACTTTGATTTCCGGATTCTTCATCTATGGAAACTTTGCGCGCAAAACAAACTTCGGGGAAGTCCGTCGCGGCTCCACCCGCGCGACCATGGGTGACTTGCACCGCTTTATCGGCATGACCGCTTTTGCCTGGAGCTTGATGATCGGCGTGACCGGATCTTTCCTGGGCTTTTCTTCCACGCTGATCAAGGTCTTCCAGTACAGCGAACTGCAAAAGCTGAATGTTCAGTACCCGACAGCTCCGCAGGCTCCACTGGCGTCGTTGGACAAGGTGATCGCGTCTGCGCAAAAAGCTCTGCCGGAATCGACTTTTGATTTTATGGTGTTCCCCGACACGCAATTTTCACCTCCGGGTCACTTCATGGTGCTGATGCATGGAAACACTCCGATGACCGAGCGCCTGGTGGAGTTGGTCATTATCGATGGCGTCACGGGTGAGCTGACCGAAGTGCGTGAGCTTCCGTGGTATCTGAAAGTCGCCATGCTGTCAGAACCTTTGCATTTCGGAAATTACGGCGGCTTGTTCCTGAAAATTTTGTGGGTGATCCTGTCCGTGGCCTCTTTGGTGATGCCGGTGTCAGGCATTTACATCTGGTGGAACCGTCGCCGCAAAAAAGCACCCGCCGCTTCTGCCAAAGCCACTTCGGTGCAGCCTTGGAAAGGTGCCTTGTTTAAAAGAATCTACACCGTACCGGTGATCCTGTCCGTGTTTTCAACCGCGGCTGTTATCGGCAGCTTCCTGGTTCAAGGGGCACTGAACACAATTTTTGTTGCTGCTCTTGTTGTCCCGGTGTCCATCGTCGTTTACTTCCTGATCTCGTGGTTGAAAAAGGGAGCTCAATGA
- a CDS encoding MFS transporter, with translation MKKLSALGHLNTTTFSAIQMMTFTLIPFIAEKGALSISSVVLSFSVGSFLFLWSSPFWASRSDSWGRMKVLSVGMLGLFLSTAILTVVLMSPGAHWVNELAVWGSRLLYGLTAAAIVPVSQALQIDQHPEQTPLKSMLSNSMSLNVGRALGPLYLLLGGGSNMLLVLQSTTAWALVVLGLNLFGITQSEAPKTTKTERISLSEWKSALRHISDIFSLAILFTSFVGILNFSLASILKKSFDLTSVDSSVLMAKLLLVSAILAVITQALGKVLFKNPWQGAMIVGVATLLGASLILGHLGDWSQLWIAIVLLSVGLSLIPPCYMALMATRGPEMQFGRRAGLAAAANTLGYTLGGGLAALTFKMDLFGIESVMTALVVVMALNIALLYRRREAVYA, from the coding sequence ATGAAGAAGCTGAGCGCCCTGGGACATTTAAACACCACCACTTTCAGTGCCATCCAGATGATGACGTTCACCCTGATTCCGTTCATCGCGGAAAAAGGGGCTTTGAGCATTTCATCTGTGGTCTTGAGTTTCAGTGTGGGCAGTTTTTTGTTCCTGTGGTCCAGCCCCTTCTGGGCATCCCGCAGTGATTCCTGGGGCCGCATGAAGGTCTTGTCCGTCGGCATGCTGGGACTGTTTCTTTCCACCGCTATTCTGACCGTTGTGCTGATGTCACCGGGTGCTCACTGGGTGAATGAGCTTGCCGTATGGGGCAGCCGCCTGCTTTACGGCCTGACGGCCGCTGCGATCGTGCCGGTGTCCCAGGCTTTGCAGATTGATCAGCACCCGGAACAAACTCCTTTGAAATCCATGTTGTCCAATTCCATGAGCCTGAATGTCGGCCGCGCCTTGGGACCGCTGTATCTGCTTTTGGGTGGTGGATCTAACATGCTTCTGGTTTTGCAAAGCACGACGGCGTGGGCGTTGGTAGTATTGGGCTTAAATCTATTTGGCATCACTCAATCAGAAGCTCCGAAGACCACAAAAACCGAGCGCATTTCTTTAAGTGAATGGAAGTCCGCCCTGCGCCATATCTCTGACATCTTTTCGTTGGCGATCTTGTTCACAAGCTTCGTTGGCATTTTGAATTTCTCGTTGGCTTCGATCTTGAAAAAATCTTTCGACCTGACTTCGGTGGATTCCAGCGTCCTGATGGCAAAATTGCTTTTGGTCAGTGCGATCCTGGCCGTCATCACTCAAGCCCTGGGTAAAGTGCTTTTCAAAAATCCATGGCAAGGCGCCATGATCGTGGGGGTTGCCACCTTGTTGGGGGCAAGCCTGATTCTGGGTCATCTGGGTGACTGGTCCCAGCTGTGGATCGCAATTGTTCTGTTGTCTGTGGGGCTGTCCCTGATTCCACCGTGCTATATGGCTTTGATGGCCACACGCGGACCTGAGATGCAGTTTGGCCGTCGTGCCGGGCTTGCAGCGGCTGCCAACACTTTGGGTTACACCTTGGGTGGTGGTTTGGCAGCTTTGACTTTTAAAATGGATCTTTTCGGCATTGAAAGTGTGATGACCGCGTTGGTTGTGGTCATGGCTCTGAACATTGCCCTTCTTTACAGACGTCGCGAGGCGGTCTATGCATAA